The genomic DNA ACGTATGCTCCTGAATTCAGTTTGGGCTGCATTTCCCGAATTAATCGCTCGATCGCTGTTTCTCCGCTCATTTTGGCTGATTTCTTCCAATACTGCGCTGAATCAAACCGAATATCAAATAATCCTATCTTCTCGATAGATTCTATCTTTGGATGGATTGTGCAAGTGCCTACTTAACATTCGGGATGGAGCGTGTACAGTGTTAATAATTGCAAAGATTCCTCACTCTGTTCCCCCAGATTCCATGCTTCCTCCTAATCCTCGCGCTCTACCATTACGGTTTCTTTTTGCGACGATCGTGCCTTTTGCTGCTCTGGGTTTACTCACCGGCTGTGGTGTTTCCCAACGGGCAGATGCCCAGTCCCAGGCTCCGCAGGGTCGTCCTGCCAATGCTCCCGCCTCGGTAGAAACAGCGGTGGCAGAAGCGGGTTCCCTGCAAGATGCCATTGCCTACACCGGCACCACCCAACCCGCTAACGAAGTGCCTTTGCGATCGCAGGCAGAAGGGCGATTGCTCGATCTCGCTGTCAATGTAGGAGATTCGGTCGGACGCGGACAGCCGCTTGGACAGGTAGACGATCGGCTTTTGCTGGCACAGGTGAATCAGGAGCGGGCGAATCTGGCATCCCTTCAATCGGAAGTGGCGCAGGCGGAGGCAGAAGTCAGCGATGCACGGACACAGGTAGAACAGGCAAGAGTCCAGCTCCAGCAGGCGCAGGCAGACGCAAATCGGCTAGAATCCCTGGCGCGGGAAGGTGCGATCACCGTTCAGGCAGCAGAACAGGCGCGAACCCAGGCAGCGACAGCCCAGCAGGCATTGCGATCGGCGCAAGAACAGGTGAGAACTCGGCTACGGGCAGTTCAGGCAGCGCAGGGTAGAGTGGCAGCGCAGCAGGCAACCCTGGCGGAAGTGCAGGAGCGTAGGTCTTTCTCGGTGCTTACGTCTCCCATTACCGGAACGGTGGTGCGGCGAGCGGTGGAACCGGGGGATGTGGTGCAGCCTGGAAGCGAGGTGGTACGGCTGGGGGATTTCAGTCAGGTGAAGGTCGTGGTGCAGGTGTCGGAACTGGAGCGGGGACGGATTCGCGTGGGGCAAACTGCCAACGTGCAGCTAGACGCTTTCCCGGATCAGCAGTTTCAGGGTGAAGTGATTCGCATTTCTCCGGCGGCAGATCCCACGGCGCGGCAAATT from Leptolyngbya ohadii IS1 includes the following:
- a CDS encoding efflux RND transporter periplasmic adaptor subunit, yielding MLPPNPRALPLRFLFATIVPFAALGLLTGCGVSQRADAQSQAPQGRPANAPASVETAVAEAGSLQDAIAYTGTTQPANEVPLRSQAEGRLLDLAVNVGDSVGRGQPLGQVDDRLLLAQVNQERANLASLQSEVAQAEAEVSDARTQVEQARVQLQQAQADANRLESLAREGAITVQAAEQARTQAATAQQALRSAQEQVRTRLRAVQAAQGRVAAQQATLAEVQERRSFSVLTSPITGTVVRRAVEPGDVVQPGSEVVRLGDFSQVKVVVQVSELERGRIRVGQTANVQLDAFPDQQFQGEVIRISPAADPTARQIPVEIVIPNPNRAIGSGLLARVQFPNGGGDRVIIPESALSVSGEGAEQASAGSQVTLFVIEGEGQDVKVVARPAEIGNRENGRVEVRSGLRAGEAFVVRSSQPLKEGQPVKLSILSETETQRGQAQ